The following is a genomic window from Nisaea sediminum.
GTGTCGATCCGGTGCCCCGCGCGGATCTCACCGGCACCGGGGTCCGCTTCCTGAACCGGACGATCCAGCAGGTGGAGCCGGGAGACCTGCCACGGCTCGGATCGGGCGACATCCTGTTTCTCGATTCCAGCCACCTGGCGCTGCCGGGATCGGATGTGGATCTGGTCCTCAATCACCTGCTTCCGACGCTGCCGGCAGGCCTCTTGGTGCATATTCACGACATAGTGTTGCCTGACCCCTATCCCGAGGCCTGGGCGTGGCGCACATATAACGAGCAGCTGCTGGTCGCCGCGCTGCTCGCGGGCAAGGGCTTTGCGCCTCTCTTCTCGAGCCATTTCGCCCGGACCCGTCTGCTCGGGACGCCAGAGGTGCCGGATCTTGGCTGGCTGCCGCTCCCCGACGGAGCTCTGGAGACCAGCCTCTGGCTCGAGAAGCTCTAGGCAAGGCGGAGATGGCGGAGAGCACCGGAAAGACGAAACAGGACACCGGACGCCTGCCGAGCCGTGTCGAGGCGGCGATCCGTGAGCAGGAAGCGCAGAACGAGATCCTGATCGGCTGGGTCCAGCTGACCGTGGTCTCGATCTGGTCGGTGCTCTACACGCTGTCTCCGAAGACCTTCGCTGAAACGGCCCGGTTCGAGCCGATCCCCTGGGTTCTGAGCGCCTATTTCGCCTTTACGATCCTGCGCCTTGTCCTGTCCTACCGGCGGCTTCTGCCGCCATGGTTCCTTGCTCTATCGGTGATCGGCGACATCGTGTTGCTGATGGTGACGATCTGGAGCTTTCACCTGCAGTACGAGCAGCCGGCCTCGTTTTATCTGAAGGCGCCGACAATCCTCTATGTGTTCATTTTCATCGCTCTCCGCTCTTTCCGTCTGGAGGTCGGCTATGTCCTCCTCGCCGGTATCGGCTCGGCACTCGGCTGGCTGGCACTGGTCGCCTATGCGATGGTGGTTGATCCGACCGACCCGATGATCACGCGCGACTATGTCGACTATCTGACGTCCAACGCAGTCCTGATCGGCGCGGAATTTGACAAGGTGATCTCCATCCTGATGGTCACCGCGATCCTAGCGGTGGCGATTCACCGCGGTCGCCGCCTGCTTGTGCGTGCCGTTGCGGAAGGCACTGCGGCACGAGATCTCTCGCGCTTCTTCGCGCCAGAGGTGGCGCGCAAGATCACGCATGCGGAGGCCGAACTGTCGGCCGGTAGCGGGGAGCACCGCGAGGCGACCATCCTCTATGTCGATATCCGTGGGTTCACGGCGCTGAGCGCACGTCTGGAGCCGAAACAGGTGCTGCGGATCCTGGCCGAGTATCAGGCCCTGGTCGGCCCGGCGCTGCGGCGTCATCGCGGCAGCATCGACAAGTTTCTCGGCGACGGGGTGCTGGCGACCTTCGGCGCGGCGGAGCCGGACTCGGCGCATGCGGCGAACGCGCTCCGGGCGATCCGGGCCCTGCTCGCTGCGACCCGGGACTGGACACCGGACGCGGAGCTCCTGGCGCCGGGCGCGCTCAGGATCTGCATGGCGGCGGCCAGCGGGCGCGTCGTTTTCGGCGCTGTCGGCGATGCCGAGCGGCTGGAATACACGGTGATCGGCGACGCGGTGAACCGGGCGGCGAAGCTGGAGAAGCATACGAAGGCGCTTGGCGTTCGGGCCCTTTGCGACGGCGCGACCCGGGAGCTGGCCGCAGCAGCGCCGGATCTGCCGGGTCTTTCGGCAATCGGCGAGCAGTCCGTCGAGGGAACCGACGGTTCTGTCGAGATCTATGAAATCCGGGAAGACTGAGTGGCTGGGGCGGCAGGATTCGAACCTGCGCATGGCGGTACCAAAAACCGCTGCCTTACCGCTTGGCTACGCCCCAATCGCGCGGGAACATAGTCAGAAAGCGGATTGCTTGCAACCGCTTCGACACCGCACCCTTAACATCCGCGGGACGAGCGGTTAGACTCCTCAGATCCTTTGGCTTTTCGAGGTTGAAGACGGACATGGCCAAATCGGTGCTGCCCTGGAGCCTGAAAGGCGTGTCGCCCGAGGCGCGCGAGATCGCGAAGAAGGCGGCCGCGCAGCAGGGCATAACGATCGGCGAATGGGTGAGCCGTGCGATCCGCGATGTCGGCCCGGAGCCGGATGCTTCGGCGGAACCGCGTCCGGCCGGGCGCGTAAGCGGCGGACCGATCGTCGCCAGCCCGGATGATGAAGAGGCGCTGCGCGCCGCCGTGCGCGAACGGATCTATGCGGCCGAGGAACAGGTCGCCCATGTCGTCGGACCGCTGCAGGACATTATCGAGCGGATGGCCCGCCGTCTGACCCGGCTCGAAGAGGTGACGTCCGAAAATCCGGAACCCGCGGCACAGATACCGGAGCAGCGTCGTCTCGACGGCTGGTAAACTGGCACTTCGCACTACTTGACACCGCTTTCTACCCGGTCATATCGGGTGCGCCATATCCCCTCAAAGTCGCAGAAACCCTTGCGCTACCGGGTAACCTTTGGTACTTTTCAGCGGATCGGCCGCCGTCACGGTGGCGCGACCCTTGAAACAAGCCAAAGGCGGGTTGTCGGGTGTCAGGCAAATCTCCGTGGAGTGTGAAAGGTATCTCTGCCGAAGACCGCGAAGCGGCCAAGATCGCGGCGCGCAAGGCGGGCATGCCGATCGGCGTCTGGCTGAGCGAACAGATCCGCCACGCGGCGAGCGACAAACCTGCCGAGGAAAAGCAGGCGGTCGCGGAGTCCGAGCCCGCTCGCGAGCATATACCTTCTCCGGTCGAACGGGATGCCGACGGACCGCGCGAGCGGCATCGCAGCGGTCGGGTCGATCCGCGTTTCGCCTTCGGGCGGGGCCAATGGAGCGTCGCCGAAGAGGCGATCGATCGGGGCATGGTGGCCACGGCCTCTGCCGGCTATCCTTGGCAGTTCCGCGGTGCCCAGCATGTGGCCGCGTCGGCCCCGGTTCAGCCGCCGATGCCGGCCAATTCCGGATATCCGCCGCCCGTCCCGCAGATGCAGCACCCGGTTCCGGCGCCTGCGGCAACGCCCGCAGCGCCCGGAATGTCCGAGGCGGAAGGCGCGGCGCTGGTCAAACGGGTGGAAACGCTCGAGTCACAGTTGCGGGAACTCCGATCCAAGGTTGACGCGGCGGAGGACAGAACCCTCGCGCGCTTTGAGCCCTTGTTGAGCAAGATCGAGACTCTGACCGCCGAAGTCGGTCAGCTGAATGCACGACCGGCCGCGTTGCCCGGGACCCAGGAAGCCTCTTTCTCCACCGCACCGATCGAACGCGCCGTCATGCGGCTCTCCGAGCGCCTTGGCCGGGTCGAGCGCCTGGTTCTGCCGGGCCATAGCTCCGGACGCGGTTTCTTCTCACGCCTTTTCCGTCGCGGGTAGCGCTACCGTTCGATAGTGTATAAATTGAACGAAAGCGGAAGGTTAGGCGGTATCGATCCGACCACTACTCTCTAGCCCAGCCGATCAACCGAGGAGTGCCGGTGGTCCGGAAGCCGACAACATGGAGCGTGAAGGGCATCGAGGAAGATGTCCGCGATATCGCACGTGCGGCGGCGGATCGGGAAGAGCAGACGATAGGAGCCTGGATCGATCACGCCATTCGGGTGCATGGAGGCCAGCGCCCTCGGGACGACCGTCCGGACTCTGAGCCGGCGGCGAACGTTCCGGA
Proteins encoded in this region:
- a CDS encoding class I SAM-dependent methyltransferase; this encodes MGYFMPYRYAAEVPSEGSRYAWIEERFAGEALPAFTGVLHTIGSYREALLAIGDAPPPEPRWRQDWFPALDAAAAYVMVRERRPARILEIGSGHSTRFLARAVRDGGLATEITCVDPVPRADLTGTGVRFLNRTIQQVEPGDLPRLGSGDILFLDSSHLALPGSDVDLVLNHLLPTLPAGLLVHIHDIVLPDPYPEAWAWRTYNEQLLVAALLAGKGFAPLFSSHFARTRLLGTPEVPDLGWLPLPDGALETSLWLEKL
- a CDS encoding adenylate/guanylate cyclase domain-containing protein gives rise to the protein MAESTGKTKQDTGRLPSRVEAAIREQEAQNEILIGWVQLTVVSIWSVLYTLSPKTFAETARFEPIPWVLSAYFAFTILRLVLSYRRLLPPWFLALSVIGDIVLLMVTIWSFHLQYEQPASFYLKAPTILYVFIFIALRSFRLEVGYVLLAGIGSALGWLALVAYAMVVDPTDPMITRDYVDYLTSNAVLIGAEFDKVISILMVTAILAVAIHRGRRLLVRAVAEGTAARDLSRFFAPEVARKITHAEAELSAGSGEHREATILYVDIRGFTALSARLEPKQVLRILAEYQALVGPALRRHRGSIDKFLGDGVLATFGAAEPDSAHAANALRAIRALLAATRDWTPDAELLAPGALRICMAAASGRVVFGAVGDAERLEYTVIGDAVNRAAKLEKHTKALGVRALCDGATRELAAAAPDLPGLSAIGEQSVEGTDGSVEIYEIRED